The following coding sequences are from one Gigantopelta aegis isolate Gae_Host chromosome 15, Gae_host_genome, whole genome shotgun sequence window:
- the LOC121390533 gene encoding uncharacterized protein LOC121390533, with translation MMYAESDCNLFCMFGQKLLHKLMLAMFLYMAFCCSSVLKPRSDDSDYKDVGHTYLVDLHLPDGSTRSVTCIKCGPGTHVKKHCTEDFQYSTCEECEDGYYSIGWNRAERCANCLYKCTDKNAKLTKCSKNGTIECTCNPGFRLEVDDVTLDLKHCQLNSTSDVDGSRGTDPPTRGTDPPMRCAVVINEENGQCVKCNMCQRGESIKRFGCKVVHGKKCLKGTYITDRIAHTTAFDIPVVMHRLEQKNTLTGISPKLTTHQMSALLLVYTTPLGTYL, from the exons AAATTGCTGCATAAGCTGATGCTTGCCATGTTTCTGTATATGGCCTTCTGCTGCTCGTCGGTTCTCAAACCGAGATCTGACGACTCTGATTACAAG GATGTTGGCCACACGTACCTGGTGGACCTACATCTACCAGACGGCAGCACCCGTTCAGTAACTTGTATCAAGTGTGGTCCGGGCACCCACGTCAAAAAACACTGCACGGAAGATTTTCAGTACTCCACATGTGAAGAGTGCGAGGATGGATATTACTCCATAGGGTGGAATCGAGCAGAGAGATGTGCTAACTGTCTGTACAAATGTACCGACAAAAACGCGAAACTGACAAAATGTTCAAAAAATGGAACAATAGAGTGCACATGTAATCCAGGCTTTAGACTTGAAGTTGATGATGTGACATTGGATTTAAAGCATTGCCAGCTGAACAGCACGTCAG ATGTGGACGGGAGTCGAGGAACTGACCCCCCGACCAGAGGAACTGACCCCCCCATGAGATGTGCGGTGGTGATCAATGAGGAGAACGGTCAGTGTGTGAAGTGCAACATGTGTCAACGTGGGGAGTCCATCAAGAGGTTCGGCTGTAAGGTGGTGCACGGGAAAAAGTGTTTGAAAGGTACATACAtaacagataggatagcacataccacggcctttgatataccagtcgtgatgcacagGTTGGAACAAAAAAATACCCTAACGGGGATCAGtcctaaactgaccacacatcaaatgAGCGCTTTACTGTTGGTCTATACCACGCCCCTCGGTAcatatttatag